In Spirochaetota bacterium, one genomic interval encodes:
- a CDS encoding branched-chain amino acid aminotransferase — MNRLKIKRADLDWENLPFGYIKTDYNVRYHYKDGKWSEGEITSDETINLHIADPCIHYAQQAFEGLKVFETVDGRIVAFRPMENAIRFQHSCNKISIPPVPLDIFIESIKWVVSENNRFIPPYETGATLYVRPLIIGIGPQVGLGPAKEYIFTVFVSPVGPYYKGGFKPVRALVVEEYDRTAPKGVGDCKVGGNYAAGLVGSEYGKARGYPIVLYLDPKEKKYIDEFSTSNFIAISEDRYLTPHSETILQSITNRSLATIAEDLGMSVEKRPIAIEEIDTFNEVGAVGTAAVITPISCIHYRGRDYDFPYDNDAGPVITRLYNRLTNIQRGEYEDRFGWLEEIEV; from the coding sequence ATGAATAGACTAAAGATAAAGAGAGCGGATTTGGATTGGGAAAATCTTCCCTTTGGATACATAAAAACCGATTATAATGTACGATATCACTATAAAGATGGAAAATGGTCAGAGGGAGAGATTACCTCAGATGAGACAATCAATCTGCATATAGCTGATCCCTGTATTCATTATGCTCAACAGGCTTTTGAGGGCCTGAAGGTTTTTGAGACTGTAGATGGACGGATTGTAGCCTTCCGTCCAATGGAAAATGCAATAAGATTTCAACACAGTTGTAACAAAATTAGTATTCCGCCAGTCCCCCTTGATATCTTTATAGAATCAATCAAATGGGTTGTCTCAGAAAATAATAGATTTATCCCTCCCTATGAGACAGGTGCTACCCTTTATGTTAGACCACTTATCATTGGTATAGGCCCTCAGGTTGGGCTGGGTCCAGCTAAGGAATACATCTTTACAGTTTTTGTCTCTCCAGTTGGTCCCTATTACAAAGGAGGATTTAAACCTGTTAGGGCTCTGGTTGTGGAGGAATACGACAGAACTGCCCCCAAGGGGGTAGGCGATTGTAAAGTTGGCGGCAATTATGCGGCTGGACTAGTCGGCAGTGAATATGGGAAAGCGAGGGGTTATCCTATTGTACTCTATCTTGATCCTAAAGAGAAAAAATATATAGACGAATTTAGCACCTCAAACTTTATTGCCATCTCTGAAGATAGATATCTAACCCCTCACTCTGAAACGATATTACAGAGCATTACGAATAGGAGCCTGGCAACAATAGCAGAAGATTTAGGAATGAGTGTTGAGAAGAGACCCATTGCGATAGAAGAGATAGATACCTTTAATGAGGTTGGGGCTGTGGGAACTGCCGCAGTTATAACTCCCATTAGTTGCATTCATTATAGAGGCAGAGATTATGATTTTCCCTATGATAATGACGCTGGCCCGGTGATTACTCGCCTTTATAATCGATTAACCAATATTCAAAGGGGAGAGTATGAGGACAGGTTTGGCTGGCTTGAGGAAATTGAAGTGTAG
- the rsgA gene encoding ribosome small subunit-dependent GTPase A, whose protein sequence is MKDVLGMIIKIYGAYYTVQWNNKKINCVLRGRIRKDKEMLHYSNPAAVGDFVRFDLNNDGTGVINEIQTRRNIFSRKEKGKNRKEDIIASNLDHIVIIQSFNNPKFNFRFVDRIIVRGEKEGIGILLCINKIDLANRETIKYIKNYYAEAKIGICMVSAITGEGMNDLTKLLKGKVSLFVGSSGVGKTSAINYLNPGLKLRTSDVSIKTRKGKHTTANVEMIIMPNETFIIDTPGVKEFGLMDIEPHELGQYFSEFRKYADLCEFKPCTHDHEPSCEVKRQVDMGNIYPDRYISYLNILYSLIDYYKSRY, encoded by the coding sequence ATGAAAGATGTCTTAGGAATGATTATTAAGATATATGGAGCCTACTATACAGTTCAATGGAATAACAAGAAAATCAATTGTGTATTGAGGGGAAGAATTCGAAAAGACAAAGAGATGCTCCATTATTCAAATCCTGCAGCTGTAGGCGATTTCGTGAGATTTGATTTAAACAATGATGGAACTGGTGTAATTAATGAAATCCAAACAAGGAGGAACATCTTTTCAAGAAAGGAGAAGGGGAAGAATAGAAAAGAGGATATCATTGCAAGTAATCTTGATCACATTGTTATAATACAATCCTTTAATAATCCAAAATTTAATTTTAGATTTGTTGATAGAATTATTGTACGTGGAGAAAAAGAGGGAATCGGCATTCTGCTATGTATAAATAAGATTGATTTAGCAAACAGGGAAACCATTAAATATATAAAAAATTATTATGCTGAAGCTAAAATTGGTATTTGCATGGTTAGCGCAATCACTGGCGAGGGCATGAATGATCTGACTAAGTTATTGAAAGGCAAGGTTTCGCTTTTTGTTGGAAGTTCAGGAGTGGGGAAGACCAGCGCTATAAACTACCTAAATCCGGGTTTAAAACTCAGAACCTCGGATGTATCTATTAAGACAAGAAAGGGAAAACATACCACAGCCAATGTTGAGATGATCATCATGCCCAATGAGACATTTATAATTGATACTCCTGGAGTAAAAGAATTTGGTCTAATGGATATTGAGCCACATGAGTTAGGACAATATTTCAGTGAATTTAGGAAGTATGCTGACTTATGTGAGTTTAAGCCTTGCACTCATGATCATGAGCCTTCCTGTGAGGTAAAGAGACAGGTGGATATGGGCAATATCTATCCTGATAGATATATATCCTATCTAAATATTCTATATTCGTTAATAGATTATTATAAAAGCAGGTATTGA
- a CDS encoding OmpA family protein translates to MKKNLILLLSIILVWTIGCASKKEVVKKDIVDPNVMISNQNEQLTRFPIGGFGYKSSRLPSQEWRDWAEAAKPIVEDVITKIPEGYVLQVTGHADASGPEEPVGNKPGNIKISNDRARTVFNALQNAGINSSKLTYKGVGSSDLLYTEDPRSPKQRRVTFKVVPKE, encoded by the coding sequence GTGAAAAAGAATTTAATTCTATTATTATCCATCATTCTAGTTTGGACAATAGGTTGTGCTTCAAAGAAGGAAGTTGTCAAAAAAGACATAGTAGATCCCAATGTAATGATTTCTAATCAAAATGAACAGTTAACTAGATTTCCAATTGGTGGATTTGGTTACAAGAGTTCAAGACTCCCATCGCAGGAATGGAGGGATTGGGCTGAAGCAGCCAAGCCAATTGTGGAGGATGTAATTACCAAGATTCCAGAGGGTTATGTGCTCCAGGTGACAGGTCATGCAGATGCAAGTGGACCAGAAGAGCCTGTTGGGAATAAGCCCGGAAACATAAAGATATCAAATGATAGGGCTCGAACAGTATTTAATGCACTTCAAAATGCTGGAATTAATTCATCAAAATTAACCTATAAGGGTGTTGGTTCATCTGATTTATTATATACCGAAGACCCGAGATCACCAAAACAGAGAAGAGTTACATTTAAGGTTGTGCCAAAAGAATAG
- a CDS encoding NUDIX domain-containing protein, which produces MAILEYQGKILFTIRAKNPAKDKLDFPGGFIDPGENAEMAIEREIKEELDIQDLQFTYLGSAANNYEYKDIIYSTCDLIFTAIIKSLPRDFQRSEIKDIVLLNVNEIKYYNLAFPSVKRGIELYLNKLSVTTQQ; this is translated from the coding sequence ATGGCAATTCTCGAATATCAAGGAAAAATACTTTTTACAATTAGAGCAAAAAATCCGGCAAAGGATAAATTAGATTTTCCCGGTGGCTTTATTGATCCTGGAGAGAATGCAGAAATGGCTATAGAAAGAGAGATAAAAGAGGAATTGGATATACAAGATTTACAATTCACTTATCTAGGCTCAGCTGCAAATAATTATGAATATAAAGACATTATTTATTCAACTTGTGATTTGATATTTACTGCTATTATTAAAAGCCTTCCTCGTGACTTTCAGCGGTCAGAGATAAAGGATATAGTTTTGTTAAATGTAAATGAGATAAAATATTATAACTTAGCATTTCCCTCAGTGAAGAGAGGAATTGAATTGTATTTAAATAAATTATCTGTAACTACTCAGCAATAG
- a CDS encoding PilZ domain-containing protein, with protein MTAERRKNERISVTRDYYYFPGEENNKIECMLKNISITGSCILSKNNINKNDIIFLHIGGKKEIVLQAKVVWKMGDQYGLLFLLDNSQDFDNISYIMNYELLNINK; from the coding sequence ATGACTGCAGAGAGGCGCAAGAATGAACGGATATCAGTAACAAGAGATTATTATTATTTCCCAGGTGAAGAGAACAACAAGATCGAGTGTATGCTTAAAAACATTTCTATTACAGGGTCTTGCATATTATCGAAAAATAATATAAATAAGAATGATATAATCTTTCTACATATCGGTGGCAAAAAGGAAATAGTATTGCAAGCGAAGGTTGTATGGAAGATGGGAGATCAATATGGATTATTATTTCTTCTTGATAATAGCCAAGATTTTGATAATATTAGCTATATTATGAACTATGAATTATTAAATATTAATAAATAA